From the Malaclemys terrapin pileata isolate rMalTer1 chromosome 13, rMalTer1.hap1, whole genome shotgun sequence genome, one window contains:
- the C13H17orf75 gene encoding protein Njmu-R1 codes for MLPSLQESVDGDERELESSEEGGGPAEERRPERFSNSYYCLYGYQGYSSSEQAADSDDGSPSSATPETPSAEDFSLSLVDTNLPAEAETELRSFIAKRFIKGALFEGMGNVASVELSIPEFRVGCYYCLLQQEKLLETATVESNISPPEYVTCFLGGSEKGLELFRLELDMYVQGLKTNLDSEKSNLETYIKPYLRSWFEDSVCPIQRVVQLFQEKLAFLLHAALSYTPVEVKNSDERTKKDIHRFLSAASLQGLIQEGTMTSLCIAMTEEQHKSVVIDCGGPQPQFHNAGSNKFCDDWMQAFLNGAEGGNPFLFRQIVENFKLKAIQDTNNLKRFIRQAEMNHYALFKCFVFLKNCGSGDVLLKIVKVEQAEMPEAKNVITVLEEFMRETAVA; via the exons ATGCTGCCGTCTCTGCAGGAGTCTGTGGATGGGGACGAGagggagctggagagcagcgAGGAAGGGGGCGGCCCGGCCGAGGAGCGGAGGCCGGAGCGGTTCAGTAATAGCTACTACTGTCTGTACGGCTACCAGGGCTACAG TTCATCAGAGCAGGCTGCTGACAGTGATGATGGAAGTCCGAGCAGTGCAACACCAGAAACTCCCTCTGCTGAAGACTTTAG cctctcctTGGTGGATACTAACTTACCAGCTGAAGCAGAGACAGAATTACGCAGTTTTATTGCTAAGCGTTTTATTAAAGGAGCACTTTTTGAGGGGATGGGTAATGTTGCATCTGTGGAGTTGAG CATACCAGAATTTCGAGTTGGTTGTTATTACTGTCTTCTCCAACAAGAAAAGCTTCTAGAAACAGCAACAGTGGAATCAAACATCAGCCCTCCAGAGTATGTAACTTGTTTCTTAGGAGGCTCAGAGAAAGGGCTCGAGCT TTTCAGACTTGAGTTGGACATGTATGTTCAAGGCCTGAAGACTAACCTTGATTCAGAG AAAAGTAACCTGGAGACTTATATTAAACCCTATCTAAGAAGTTGGTTTGAGGACTCTGTATGCCCTATCCAGAGGGTAGTGCAGCTCTTCCAGGAGAAACTCGCCTTTTTATTACATGCT gcTTTGAGTTACACTCCTGTTGAAGTTAAAAATTCAGATGAAAGAACAAAGAAAGATATTCACAG GTTTCTGAGTGCTGCCAGTCTCCAAGGTCTCATTCAGGAAGGTACAATGACCTCCTTGTGTATAGCCATGACTGAGGAACAGCACAAATCGGTGGTAATAGACTGCGGTGGACCACAGCCTCAGTTCCATAATGCAG GAAGCAACAAATTCTGTGACGACTGGATGCAGGCTTTTCTAAATGGTGCTGAAGGTGGAAATCCATTTCTCTTCCGGCAAatagtggagaactttaaattGAAG GCCATACAAGACACTAACAACCTGAAGAGGTTTATTCGACAGGCAGAAATGAACCATTATGCCTTGTTCAAGTGTTTCGTGTTTCTAAAGAACTGTGGCAGTGGAGATGTCCTTCTGAAGATTGTTAAAGTGGAGCAAGCAGAAATGCCAGAAGCCAAAAATGTAATAACTGTCCTTGAGGAATTCATGAGAGAAACAGCAGTAGCCTAA
- the ZNF207 gene encoding BUB3-interacting and GLEBS motif-containing protein ZNF207: MGRKKKKQLKPWCWYCNRDFDDEKILIQHQKAKHFKCHICHKKLYTGPGLAIHCMQVHKETIDAVPNAIPGRTDIELEIYGMEGIPEKDMDERRRLLEQKTQAESQKKKQQDDSDEYDDDESTASTSFQPQPVQPQQGYMPPMAQPGLPPVPGAPGIPPGIPPLMAGVPPMMPGMPPVMPGMPPGLHQQRKYMQSFCGENMMMPMGGMMPPGPGIPPLMPGMPPGMPPPVGPRPGMPPMTQAQPVTAPGILNRPPAPAVAAPSPQPPVTKPLFPSAGQMGTPVTSSSTASSNSENLSASSKALFPSTAQAQAAVPGPVGTDFKPLNNTPATTTEPPKPTFPAYTQSTASTTSTTNSTAAKPATSITSKPATLTTTSATSKLIHPDEDISLEERRAQLPKYQRNLPRQGQVSMGNPSVGSLGGMMPPQPGIPPQQQGMRPPMPPHGQYGAHHQGMPGYLPGGMPPYGQGPPMVPPYQGGPPRPPMGMRPPVMSQGGRY, encoded by the exons ATGGGCCGGAAGAAGAAGAAGCAGCTGAAGCCCTGGTGCTG GTATTGCAACAGGGATTTTGACGATGAGAAAATCCTTATACAGCATCAAAAAGCAAAGCACTTTAAATGCCATATATGTCATAAGAAACTGTATACAGGACCCGGTTTAGCTATACATTGTATGCAG GTGCATAAAGAAACAATAGATGCTGTTCCAAATGCTATTCCTGGAAGAACAGATATTGAACTGGAAATCTATGGTATGGAGGGCATTCCAGAAAAAGACATGGATGAAAGGAGAAGATTACTTGAACAAAAAACTCAGG cAGAGAGCCAGAAGAAGAAACAACAAGATGATTCTGATgagtatgatgatgatgaatcTACAGCTTCAACCTCATTTCAGCCACAGCCAGTACAACCACAACAGGGATACATGCCCCCAATGGCACAACCAGGATTGCctcctgtgccaggtgcaccaggaaTACCCCCAG GTATACCACCCTTGATGGCAGGTGTTCCACCAATGATGCCAGGAATGCCTCCAGTTATGCCAGGAATGCCACCTGG ATTACATCAACAGAGAAAGTACATGCAGTCATTTTGCGGTGAAAACAT gaTGATGCCAATGGGTGGGATGATGCCTCCTGGGCCAGGAATACCACCTCTTATGCCTGGTATGCCACCAG GTATGCCACCACCTGTTGGTCCTCGCCCTGGTATGCCTCCCATGACACAAGCACAGCCTGTGACAGCACCAGGCATTCTTAATAGACCTCCAGCTCCTGCTGTAGCAgcaccctccccgcagcctccAGTTACGAAACCACTTTTCCCCAGTGCAGGACAG ATGGGGACACCTGTCACAAGTTCAAGTACAGCTTCATCCAATTCAGAAAATCTGTCAGCATCTTCTAAAGCTCTGTTTCCTAGCACAGCACAA GCTCAGGCAGCTGTTCCAGGACCAGTGGGTACTGATTTCAAACCTTTGAATAATACACCTGCAACAACTACAGAGCCCCCCAAACCTACATTCCCTGCTTATACACAGTCTACAGCTTCAACCACTAGCACAACAAACAGTACTGCAGCTAAACCAGCTACGTCTATAACAAGTAAGCCTGCTACCCTTACAACAACCAGTGCAACCAGTAAGTTGATCCATCCAGATGAGGATATATCACTG GAAGAGAGAAGGGCACAGTTGCCCAAATATCAACGTAATCTCCCTCGACAAGGACAGGTATCAATGGGCAATCCATCAGTTGGATCACTTGGAGGTATGATGCCTCCACAACCTGGAATTCCTCCTCAGCAGCAGGGAATGAGACCTCCTATGCCTCCTCATG GTCAGTATGGTGCTCATCACCAAGGCATGCCAGGATACCTTCCTGGAGGGATGCCTCCATATGGTCAGGGACCTCCAATGGTGCCCCCTTACCAAGGTGGACCTCCTCGACCTCCAATGGGAATGAGACCTCCTGTAATGTCGCAAGGTGGCCGCTACTGA